The following is a genomic window from Paenibacillus sp. FSL R5-0766.
GTCGTAAAACGCTGCGCTGATTCACACCGAAGCGATGCTGCTCGTCCGTCACCACAAGACCCAGATCACGGAAGAAAACATCTTCCTGAATCAGGGCGTGTGTACCCACCACGATATCAATCATGCCCATTTGCAACGAGGCAATCAGATCTTTACGTTTACGCCCATTTACACTGCCCGTTAACAGCCCTACGGTTACCCCAAACGGTTCAAACAGCTTTTGCAGTGACCGCATATGCTGCTCCGCCAGAATCTCTGTAGGCACCATCAGAGCCCCTTGGAACCCAGATCGAACAGTCGTGTATAGCGCAATTGCCGCAATAACCGTTTTACCCGATCCCACATCACCCTGCAATAACCGATTCATTGCATAGGGCGAACGCATATCATGCAGAATTTCAAGCTCCACCTTTTTCTGAGCATCTGTTAATTCAAAAGGTAAACTGCGAACAAACTCACGAATCGTCGTATTGTCCGTGGTATGCACTACACCATCCATGCGATTCCGGTTGAGCGCGCGATACGCCTGCATTTTCAACTGGAACAGAAACAGCTCTTCATACACCATCCGCTGTCTGGCCTGTTGACCTTCCCGGTTGTCCTGTGGACGATGGATTCCAGCAATCGCCTGTTTACGAGGCATCAAGCTGTATTTCTTCAACAAGGACTGAGGCAGAATCTCGGGAATCATATCTCCGAATTGGATTAATCCCTGATTGATCGTTTTCCGCATCCATTGTTGCGTCAGTTTGCCGGTTACCGAGTATACAGGTTGCAATGTACCTGAACGCCCATCGCCTTTATCGGGGAACTCCGAGTCAGTGACCGTCATCTGCATACGTTTTTGTTCCCATTTTCCCGTAATCACAATCTCCCGATTGGGCGTAAGCTGCTCTTTGAGGAAATGGCGATTGAACCAGGTGGCTGTAATCATCCACTCTTCCGTCATGATCTTACAGGTCAGACGGGACTTTTTACCGTATCGTTGTAATACAGGAATACCCATCACCTGTCCCTGGACCGTAATCTTGTCCCCATCCTTCACTTCACTAAGGGAACGCAGACGATAATCCTCGTAACGGAACGGATAGTACTCAAGCAAGTCTTTAACAGTAGAGATGCCAAAGGCGTGAAGCTCTCCCTCTTTGAGAGCACTCACGCCGTTAATTTGCTTAACTGATATTTCTTCCAATTTCATGTCTAATCCCTCATTCCGGAACAGGCCACATAAAGATCGCAATGACACCAGGTCCAACATGACTGCCTATTACGGCTCCAATATTGGTATAGATCACTTCATTCAGTGTAAAATGACCCCGCAGCTGCTCTGCACAAGCGATCGCTGATCCCGGGTCAGCGGTATGACCTACCGCCAGGTTAACCCGTTTGCCTGCAAGATCCTTCTGGAACAGCTCAATAATGCGTGCCATTGCTTTTTTATGACCTCTGACTTTCTCAACTGCGTAGATAACGCCTTCTTCATCAATAGACAGGATCGGCTTAATGTTAAGCAACGTTCCCAAGATGGCTGAAGCTTTGCCAATCCGACCGCCTTTTTGCAGATACTCAAGGGTATCCACGAGAAAGAACAATTTGCGAGATTGTTGCATCCCTTCAATGGCAGTAGTGATTTCGACTGCTGACTTGCCCTGTTCGGCAAGTTCAGCAGCCTGTACTACCATTAGACCGTATCCATACGATGCTGACTTCGAATCCAGCACGGTGATGTCACCCTCACGCTCCAGCAAAGACTTGCCAAGCATGGCCGATTGGTAGGTACCACTCATGCCGGATGACAGGTGGATCGATACAATCGGGCGTTCCGGGTTCTCATCAAGCAATGCTTGGTACACATTCATGAAGTCAGTTGGAGATGGTTGTGAAGTTGTAGGCAACACAGATACCTTCTTCAACTTTTCGTAGAACTGTTCAGAAGTCAGATCAATACCATCTGCATATGTTTCTTCCCCGAACAGTACACGCAGCGGAACAATATGAATCCCGTATTGGCGAATGAGTTCTTCGGGAATATCTGCCGTACTGTCTGTTACTATCGCAACCTTGTGGCTCATGACTCTCCTCCTCTTCGCTAGAGTGTTATTAGGACTCTACGGAGAACAAATAATAATATACAGGCTGTCCTCCAAGATGTACCTCTACCTCAGCATCAGGATACTGTACTTCAAGCCATGCAGCGAGGGCAGCAGTAACCTCAGGGTCAGCTTCGTCCCCTTCAAGGATCGTCACCACTTCATCTCCACTCTCCATCATCTGTTTGAGCAGACCTTCACATGCTTGAAGCATGGTTTCATCCGTCGCTACAATTTTGGAGTTATGAATACCGATATAGTGCCCCGCCTTGATATCCAATTCATCATATTGCGTATCACGAACCGCATGAGTCACTTGACCGGATTGCACCCGGCTAATGGCCTCAAGCATTTGGTCACGGTTTGTTTCCGCAGACTCATCTTCCTGGAAAGCAAAAGCAGCAGCCATTCCCTGTGGAATGGTCTTGCTTGGAATAACCGTAATTCGGCGCTCATCTTCAAGCAGTTCACGTGCCTGCTCTGCAGCCAGTACAATGTTAGAATTGTTCGGGAGTATAAATACCCGCTCCGCAGCAATGGAACGAACGGCTTTCACAAAATCCTCAGTACTTGGATTCATCGTCTGTCCACCGGACAGAACAACATCGACGCCAAGACTTTGGAAAATCTCTGCAATACCGTCACCGGAGGATACCGCAATAAAACCGTACGGTGCCATCTCATCTGCAGGAAGCACAGCCTCTTCCATACTGCGTGCTGCCTCAGGTGGAATCTCTGCAAACAATTCAGGTGATGGAGCACTGTCCATGCCTGCTGTCAGCAGATCCCGGTGCTGTTCACGCATATTGAGAATATGAATCTGTGTAATCTCACCATATTGTAGCGCCAGGTTTAATACATCGCCCGGTGTCTTGGAATGGACATGAACTTTGATGACTTCATCATCGGCAATGATAATGATCGAATCCCCATTAACTGACAACGCTTTCCGGAAGGCTTCGTCATCAAATGCCACTCCTGCGTTCTCTCCAAGCTCACGATTAATGAAGAATTCCATGTCATACAGGAATTCAATATCTTCCGTTTCCAATCTCGCCTGAGCGGACAATGGCATCTCCGGTGCAATCACCTGCTGCTGTGCAGGCTTCTTGATATCCACTTCTGTCGGTGCAGCCGGTTTCAAAGCAGATGCTGCCACGGATGGGGTTACTTCTTTGTTCAGTGAAGTACGACTCCCTCCGTCACTTTGCAGCAATACTTCCATAAAGCCCTCGTAGATATATACAAGCCCCTGACCACCTGAATCCACAACACCAACCTGTTTCAGTACAGGCAGTAATTCCGGAGTCATTGCCAGTGCTTCTTTTGCTTTTAACAAAACTTCATTCATTAATTCAGTAATATCATTCGTCCGTCTTGCGTAGTAGTTGGCATGTTTCGCCGCTTCCTTGGCTACGGTAAGAATGGTCCCTTCAACGGGCTTTACGACTGCTTTGTAAGCTGCGTCAACACCGTTCTGCAGGGCTGCTGCAAATTGGAGCGTATTCAGTTCCTCATAGGGAGCAGCTGAACGACTAAAACCACGGAACAATTGCGACAGAATAACTCCTGAATTCCCCCGTGCGCCCATAAGCAGGCCTTTCGATAGAATACCGGCAGCTTCGCCGATGGAGGCAGAACTTTTTCTTTTAATCTCTGCGACTCCTGCACTCATTGTCAAATTCATGTTCGTTCCCGTGTCACCATCCGGCACAGGGAAAACATTCAGGGAATTGACGTGCTCTGCATGCTGTCCAAGTTGTTCCGCTCCGGCAAGTACCATTGCGGTGAAATCTGTTCCATTTAAAGAACGTATACTCAAGTGAGAATTCCCCTTCCTAGCTTGATACACGAACACCTTGCACCAAGATGTGTCTGGTCTGTTCATGCGCTAACGCGGACTGCGTTATTCTTCGTCCATACCTTGTCCGGCACAGGCATACAATACAACATGTCAGCCGGATTAACGGTCTGGGCGGCCGGGCTACCAATATCCTGCACTCTCTGCACCCCTAACTTCGGGGCATACGGATATGCACCGGTATCAAGAGCCGGCATGAATGCCGCATGGAGACTGGTGCCAATGATGGAATGCCGCAGCTCACAGCGTTGCCAAAAAGCAGACCACCGACCTCTAAGTACGGTTTATTCTCCGACTTCCTCGCGGCAACAGCCTGTTCACCACTGTATTATGGACTACTCAACATTGTACTATATTAGACAAGAGAAATAAATAAAGTTTTTGGATCAGTTGACGAAGCTTTTTTAATTATGATATTATATTCAAGTATTGTTTTATGCAGGTTAAGTAATGGAAATGATCCGGTTTATGCCGGCTTAAACAACGCCATTAGCTACTGAAACCTGATCTTTATGATCAGGAAGAACAATTTAGCCCTTATGGAATGACTTTTCGTTTCTGAAGGCAACTGGTTATTTTAGGATAGGAGGTGTAATCTATGTCTCGCAAATGTTATGTGACAGGTAAGAAACCGGGCACCGGTAACCACGTATCCCACGCTAACAACCGTAACCGTCGTACTTGGGGCGTAAACGTTCAGAAGGTCCGCATTCTCGTTGACGGCAAACCAAAACGTGTATACGTAAGCACCCGTGCACTGAAAGCCGGTAAAGTGACTCGCGTATAATCACGCAAAGCTACTATAAATCGGGTAAGCAAAAAGCACCTTGTTCCTTGCAGGTGCTTTTTTGGTATTCAAAAAAGGGATTCTTGAATACGCTCATTAACATGTGAATGGCCGCCGCATGGCGCTTCGCAGGTACGAATTCCAGATAAGCCTGAGCCAAAGCGGCGGTATTCCCTGTTACCTTATCAATCGGATCAGTTCTTTTGAAACGTATTAAGTATCGCCTTTACAAACCCTCCCAAAAACTTCGGCAGTTTGAATGTGTAAAATTTCATAATTCACCCTCCCCATCATGCTCATGCGTCCGCCGTATCCTATGCTTCAGGCCTTCTTTACCTCAAACACGACAAAAAAGGCTACATGAGAAACCTGCTCATGTAACCATATTTATGCGGAACCTTCGATCCCTATTCCACAATGACAAGCCCGAAGATCAGTTCATTTACGTTTGGGAAGGAATATATTGATAGACAGCGATCATGAAAACACTCAGTACATAATACAGTATGCTGAATATGACAAAAGTAACCCGATGTCCGGTACGATCAAATTTGCGGAAATACATAATAACAACGCCTACCCCGATTAATGACGTAATAGCATTAAACGGGGATTGAATAACCGCAAACAAAGCAAGCACAAGTCCCGTCACGAGACTCGCAGCCATCGTCCACAGTGTCTCCTTGAGGGTCATAGATCAGCCTCCGTAGCTACGGCGAATTTCAGTAATCGCTGCAGCGCGATCCTCGCGTCCAAATACGGCACTCCCGGCAACGAGCACATCTGCTCCAGCTTCCACTACAAGTGGAGCTGTATCGGCTGCTATCCCGCCATCTACTTCGATATGTACATCATGGCGTCCCTTTTCGTTCAACCAGGTACGAATCTGCTTGATTTTGTTCATGGTACCCGAGATAAATGCCTGTCCGCCAAAGCCAGGATTGACCGTCATAACAAGAACCATGTCCACATCATCCAGAACTTCGAGAATGGCAGACGCTGGCGTTCCAGGATTAAGGGCAACTCCTGCCTTCACTCCTTGCTCCTTAATGAGATGAATAACGCGGTGCAAATGCACACAAGCCTCAGCATGAACAGTGATTACCGCAGCACCCGCTTTGGCAAATTCCTCAACATAACGCTCCGGATTCTCAATCATCAAATGCACATCGAGCGGCAAGCTTGTATGTGGAGCAATTGCCTTCACAATAGCAGGTCCAAGTGTAATATTAGGGACGAAATGACCGTCCATAACGTCAACATGAATCCAGTCTCCTCCTGCAGCTTGGGCTTCTGCAACTTCCGCACCAAGGCG
Proteins encoded in this region:
- the recG gene encoding ATP-dependent DNA helicase RecG, translating into MKLEEISVKQINGVSALKEGELHAFGISTVKDLLEYYPFRYEDYRLRSLSEVKDGDKITVQGQVMGIPVLQRYGKKSRLTCKIMTEEWMITATWFNRHFLKEQLTPNREIVITGKWEQKRMQMTVTDSEFPDKGDGRSGTLQPVYSVTGKLTQQWMRKTINQGLIQFGDMIPEILPQSLLKKYSLMPRKQAIAGIHRPQDNREGQQARQRMVYEELFLFQLKMQAYRALNRNRMDGVVHTTDNTTIREFVRSLPFELTDAQKKVELEILHDMRSPYAMNRLLQGDVGSGKTVIAAIALYTTVRSGFQGALMVPTEILAEQHMRSLQKLFEPFGVTVGLLTGSVNGRKRKDLIASLQMGMIDIVVGTHALIQEDVFFRDLGLVVTDEQHRFGVNQRSVLRRKGYNPDVLTMTATPIPRTLAITAFGDIEVSTISERPKGRIPISTYWVKHDMMERVLGFISREVDQGRQAYLICPLIEESEKLDVQNAIDLHVQMQQNFPKYRVGLLHGRMTAAEKEEMMRDFYSNDIQLLVSTTVVEVGVDVPNATLMVIMDADRFGLSQLHQLRGRVGRGAHASYCVLIADPKTEVGQERMKVMTETEDGFEVSRRDLDLRGPGDFFGTKQSGLPEFRLADMVADFAVLEQARDDVTHLIEDATFWTSMDYAPLRDFLQQQQVFKGDLID
- a CDS encoding DegV family protein; protein product: MSHKVAIVTDSTADIPEELIRQYGIHIVPLRVLFGEETYADGIDLTSEQFYEKLKKVSVLPTTSQPSPTDFMNVYQALLDENPERPIVSIHLSSGMSGTYQSAMLGKSLLEREGDITVLDSKSASYGYGLMVVQAAELAEQGKSAVEITTAIEGMQQSRKLFFLVDTLEYLQKGGRIGKASAILGTLLNIKPILSIDEEGVIYAVEKVRGHKKAMARIIELFQKDLAGKRVNLAVGHTADPGSAIACAEQLRGHFTLNEVIYTNIGAVIGSHVGPGVIAIFMWPVPE
- a CDS encoding DAK2 domain-containing protein, which gives rise to MSIRSLNGTDFTAMVLAGAEQLGQHAEHVNSLNVFPVPDGDTGTNMNLTMSAGVAEIKRKSSASIGEAAGILSKGLLMGARGNSGVILSQLFRGFSRSAAPYEELNTLQFAAALQNGVDAAYKAVVKPVEGTILTVAKEAAKHANYYARRTNDITELMNEVLLKAKEALAMTPELLPVLKQVGVVDSGGQGLVYIYEGFMEVLLQSDGGSRTSLNKEVTPSVAASALKPAAPTEVDIKKPAQQQVIAPEMPLSAQARLETEDIEFLYDMEFFINRELGENAGVAFDDEAFRKALSVNGDSIIIIADDEVIKVHVHSKTPGDVLNLALQYGEITQIHILNMREQHRDLLTAGMDSAPSPELFAEIPPEAARSMEEAVLPADEMAPYGFIAVSSGDGIAEIFQSLGVDVVLSGGQTMNPSTEDFVKAVRSIAAERVFILPNNSNIVLAAEQARELLEDERRITVIPSKTIPQGMAAAFAFQEDESAETNRDQMLEAISRVQSGQVTHAVRDTQYDELDIKAGHYIGIHNSKIVATDETMLQACEGLLKQMMESGDEVVTILEGDEADPEVTAALAAWLEVQYPDAEVEVHLGGQPVYYYLFSVES
- the rpmB gene encoding 50S ribosomal protein L28; the protein is MSRKCYVTGKKPGTGNHVSHANNRNRRTWGVNVQKVRILVDGKPKRVYVSTRALKAGKVTRV
- the spoVM gene encoding stage V sporulation protein SpoVM; translated protein: MKFYTFKLPKFLGGFVKAILNTFQKN
- the rpe gene encoding ribulose-phosphate 3-epimerase; the encoded protein is MIKIAPSILSADFARLGAEVAEAQAAGGDWIHVDVMDGHFVPNITLGPAIVKAIAPHTSLPLDVHLMIENPERYVEEFAKAGAAVITVHAEACVHLHRVIHLIKEQGVKAGVALNPGTPASAILEVLDDVDMVLVMTVNPGFGGQAFISGTMNKIKQIRTWLNEKGRHDVHIEVDGGIAADTAPLVVEAGADVLVAGSAVFGREDRAAAITEIRRSYGG